In a genomic window of Staphylococcus taiwanensis:
- a CDS encoding U32 family peptidase: MTELLVTPKSLAHLETLIDIGADAFVIGEEKFGLRLPGEFNREDIQKAVNLAHDNNKKIYVAVNGIFHNYHLNALEDYINYLHQIKVDRIIFGDPAVVMYVKHHEDPIPLNWDAETIVTNYFQCNYWGKRGANRAVLARELNLDEIINIKENAHVEIEVQVHGMTCMFQSKRMLLGNYYTFQDRQMKIKRNGDQKELLLYDEERDNKYPVFEDFNGTHIMSPNDICLIEELEPLFEAGIDSFKIDGILQSEEYINVVTAQYREAIDLYNEDPETYEDEKFMLVDPIEDIQPEHRPFDEGFLYKQTVY; this comes from the coding sequence ATGACAGAATTACTCGTTACTCCTAAATCATTAGCTCATTTAGAAACATTGATAGATATCGGCGCAGATGCGTTTGTTATTGGTGAAGAAAAATTTGGGTTACGATTACCAGGGGAGTTTAATCGCGAAGATATACAAAAAGCAGTTAACTTAGCTCATGACAATAATAAAAAAATTTATGTTGCTGTAAATGGAATTTTCCATAATTATCATTTAAATGCTTTAGAAGATTATATTAATTACTTACATCAAATTAAAGTTGATCGTATTATATTTGGTGATCCAGCTGTCGTAATGTATGTTAAACATCATGAAGACCCAATCCCACTTAATTGGGATGCTGAAACGATAGTTACTAACTATTTCCAATGTAATTATTGGGGAAAACGTGGCGCTAATAGAGCTGTACTGGCACGAGAATTAAATTTAGATGAAATTATAAATATTAAAGAAAATGCCCATGTCGAAATTGAAGTTCAAGTTCATGGAATGACATGCATGTTTCAATCAAAGCGCATGTTGCTAGGTAACTACTATACTTTCCAAGATAGACAAATGAAAATCAAACGTAATGGAGATCAAAAAGAATTATTATTATATGATGAAGAACGTGATAATAAGTATCCTGTTTTCGAGGACTTTAATGGTACACATATTATGTCACCAAACGATATTTGTCTCATTGAAGAATTAGAACCTTTATTTGAAGCCGGTATTGATTCATTTAAAATAGATGGAATTTTACAAAGCGAAGAATATATTAATGTAGTTACTGCGCAATATCGAGAAGCCATTGATTTATATAATGAAGATCCTGAGACATATGAAGATGAAAAATTTATGTTGGTCGACCCAATTGAAGATATTCAGCCTGAACATCGTCCATTCGATGAAGGCTTTTTATACAAACAAACGGTTTACTAA
- a CDS encoding U32 family peptidase, whose translation MKTLTEINSKSKVKIKKPELLAPAGNLEKLKIAVHYGADAVFLGGQEYGLRSNADNFTIEEIKEGVDFAKRYDAKIYVTTNIIAHDENIDGLENYLQSLESTGAAGIIVADPLIIETCKRVAPKLEIHLSTQQSLSNYKAVEYWKEEGLDRVVLARETGAMEMKEMKENVDIEIEAFIHGAMCIAYSGRCTLSNHMTARDSNRGGCCQSCRWDYDLLSVDEDGELDLFYQDGDVTPFAMSPKDLKLIESIPQMMDIGIDSLKIEGRMKSIHYIATVVSVYRKVIDAYAEDPEHFEINPEWLIELDKCANRDTAPAFFEGTPGYEEQMFGVQQNKKSPYDFCGLVLDYDETSKIATVQQRNHFKPGQEIEFFGPEIDSFRQVVEAIYDEEGNSLDAARHPLQIVQIKVDQPIYPNNMLRKEIG comes from the coding sequence ATGAAAACTCTTACTGAGATAAATTCAAAATCAAAAGTTAAAATTAAAAAACCTGAATTATTGGCGCCTGCTGGTAATTTAGAAAAATTAAAAATAGCTGTACATTATGGTGCAGATGCCGTATTTCTTGGAGGTCAAGAATATGGTTTACGTTCGAATGCAGATAACTTTACAATTGAAGAAATAAAAGAAGGCGTAGATTTTGCGAAACGTTATGATGCTAAAATCTATGTAACGACTAATATCATTGCTCATGATGAAAATATTGATGGACTAGAAAATTATTTACAGTCTTTAGAATCAACAGGTGCTGCAGGTATAATTGTAGCTGATCCACTTATTATTGAAACATGTAAACGCGTAGCTCCAAAATTAGAGATTCATTTATCAACACAGCAATCACTTTCCAATTATAAAGCAGTGGAATATTGGAAAGAAGAAGGATTAGATCGTGTCGTACTAGCACGTGAAACTGGTGCAATGGAAATGAAAGAAATGAAAGAAAATGTCGACATTGAAATAGAGGCTTTTATTCATGGTGCAATGTGTATTGCATACTCAGGACGTTGTACTTTGAGTAATCATATGACTGCACGAGATTCCAATAGAGGTGGATGTTGTCAAAGTTGTCGTTGGGACTATGATTTATTATCGGTTGATGAAGATGGGGAGCTTGATTTATTTTATCAAGATGGTGATGTTACTCCTTTTGCAATGAGTCCGAAAGATTTAAAATTAATAGAGTCTATTCCACAAATGATGGATATTGGAATTGATTCATTAAAAATTGAAGGACGTATGAAATCGATACATTACATTGCTACTGTAGTATCTGTTTATAGAAAAGTAATCGATGCATACGCAGAAGATCCAGAGCATTTTGAAATCAATCCAGAATGGCTAATTGAATTAGATAAATGTGCAAACAGAGATACTGCACCTGCTTTCTTTGAAGGTACGCCAGGATACGAAGAGCAAATGTTCGGCGTACAACAAAATAAAAAATCACCTTATGATTTTTGTGGCTTAGTTCTAGATTATGATGAAACAAGTAAAATCGCAACGGTGCAACAAAGAAACCACTTTAAACCTGGCCAAGAGATTGAATTCTTCGGGCCTGAAATTGATAGTTTCAGACAAGTCGTGGAAGCCATCTATGATGAAGAGGGAAATAGTCTAGATGCAGCTAGACATCCTCTACAAATCGTACAAATAAAAGTAGATCAACCAATTTATCCAAACAACATGTTAAGAAAGGAAATCGGATAA
- the udk gene encoding uridine kinase, with amino-acid sequence MANTTIIGIAGGSGSGKTTVTNEIMKNLEGHSVALLAQDYYYKDQSHLTFEERLETNYDHPFAFDNDLLIENLKDLRNGQAVEVPTYDYTNHTRSNETIAFEPKDVIIVEGIFALENKTLRDMMDVKIYVDTDADLRILRRLVRDTKERGRSMESVINQYLNVVKPMHNQFIEPTKKYADIIIPEGGSNKVAIDIMTTKIQTLVSKQ; translated from the coding sequence ATGGCGAATACAACAATAATCGGAATTGCCGGTGGGTCAGGCTCTGGAAAAACTACAGTGACTAATGAAATTATGAAGAATTTAGAAGGGCACAGCGTGGCATTACTTGCCCAAGATTATTATTATAAAGATCAATCTCATCTAACTTTTGAAGAAAGATTAGAAACTAACTATGACCATCCTTTTGCATTCGATAATGATTTATTAATTGAAAATTTAAAGGATTTGCGCAATGGTCAAGCTGTAGAAGTACCGACATATGATTACACAAATCATACAAGAAGTAATGAAACAATTGCATTTGAACCGAAAGATGTTATTATCGTAGAAGGTATATTTGCTTTAGAAAACAAAACTTTACGTGATATGATGGATGTTAAGATATATGTTGATACTGATGCCGACCTAAGAATTCTAAGACGTTTAGTACGTGATACTAAAGAGCGTGGACGATCAATGGAATCAGTAATCAATCAATATTTAAATGTTGTAAAACCAATGCATAATCAGTTTATTGAACCTACTAAAAAATATGCTGATATTATTATTCCTGAAGGCGGTAGTAATAAAGTAGCCATTGATATTATGACAACCAAAATCCAAACGCTTGTTAGTAAGCAATAA
- the greA gene encoding transcription elongation factor GreA, whose product MENQKQYPMTQEGYEQLEQELEELKTVKRPEVVEKIKVARSFGDLSENSEYDAAKDEQGFIEQDIQRIEHMLRYALIIEDTGDNNVVQIGKTVTFIELPGDEEESYQIVGSAESDAFKGKISNESPMAKALIGKSLKDEVRVPLPNGGEINVKIVDIK is encoded by the coding sequence ATGGAAAATCAAAAACAATACCCAATGACTCAAGAAGGGTATGAACAATTAGAACAAGAATTGGAAGAATTAAAAACAGTAAAAAGACCTGAAGTAGTCGAAAAAATCAAAGTAGCACGTTCATTTGGTGACCTTTCTGAGAACTCAGAATATGACGCAGCCAAAGATGAGCAAGGCTTTATTGAACAAGATATTCAACGCATTGAACATATGCTAAGATACGCTTTAATTATTGAAGATACTGGCGATAATAATGTTGTTCAAATTGGTAAAACAGTAACATTCATTGAATTACCTGGTGATGAAGAAGAAAGTTACCAAATTGTTGGTTCTGCTGAATCTGATGCATTCAAAGGTAAAATTTCAAATGAATCTCCAATGGCTAAAGCTTTAATTGGTAAAAGTTTGAAAGATGAAGTTCGCGTTCCATTACCAAATGGTGGAGAAATCAATGTTAAAATTGTAGATATCAAATAG
- the pxpB gene encoding 5-oxoprolinase subunit PxpB: protein MDIKVINEQSILLYFKEEISETNYQDVNATTQYILSKNISAIRDIIPSYRAIMINFNNELIEYEQLINQLDLDNLNVSKSESNNQKRVIHIPVLYNNDFGPDLEEVANHNNLDVQTVIDIHSNNEYLVYMLGFMPGFPFLGGLDEKLHTPRRSEPRVKIAAGSVGIANNQTGLYPSDSPGGWQIIGRTPLKVFDQFSEPMTLYEAGDYIKFYPIDESTFREIETEIAENRFDKEKWVTRSGN from the coding sequence TTGGATATTAAAGTGATCAATGAGCAATCAATATTGCTTTATTTTAAAGAAGAAATTAGCGAAACTAATTATCAAGATGTAAATGCAACAACACAATACATACTTTCAAAAAATATCTCTGCTATAAGAGACATAATACCGTCATATAGAGCTATTATGATTAACTTTAATAATGAATTGATTGAATATGAACAGTTAATAAATCAGTTAGATTTAGATAATTTAAATGTTTCAAAATCAGAATCAAATAATCAAAAACGAGTGATACATATACCAGTTCTATACAATAATGATTTCGGCCCTGATTTAGAAGAGGTTGCTAATCATAATAATTTAGATGTTCAAACAGTTATTGATATACATTCTAACAACGAATATCTGGTTTATATGCTAGGATTTATGCCTGGATTTCCTTTCTTAGGAGGATTAGACGAGAAGTTACATACACCAAGAAGATCTGAACCTAGGGTGAAAATAGCTGCTGGATCAGTTGGAATCGCTAATAATCAAACTGGATTATACCCATCTGATTCTCCAGGTGGTTGGCAGATAATTGGAAGAACACCGTTAAAAGTATTTGATCAATTTTCAGAACCAATGACGTTATACGAAGCTGGAGATTATATAAAATTTTACCCAATTGATGAATCAACTTTTAGAGAAATCGAAACAGAAATTGCTGAAAATAGATTTGATAAAGAAAAGTGGGTGACTCGAAGTGGGAATTAA
- a CDS encoding biotin-dependent carboxyltransferase family protein — MGIKIIKPGLFTTVQDKGRFGYQHLGFSSAGAMDVYSYEIGQALIHNNGPSLEYTVIGPTIQFTSNNTFVLTGGQFGAKLNNQNIDNNTVILANKGDLLEIGASIKGARGYIFFGNPLDIEQVAGSYSTHTRSKVGGYQGRTLKKNDIINISQNDNYKSNLGKTIDYEAVPEDNIIHIIKGPQIDAFSIEKKNRLVESEYKISDQSDRMGYRLIGETVPPDNGADIISEPVGLGSIQVPNDGNPIILLNDKQTVGGYTKIATVSQLDLKKLAQFKPGNTIQFKWISVKEASEKLNEFDEHFNNLLNSIETQPIFSMQSIRNTSHKISKIIEEE, encoded by the coding sequence GTGGGAATTAAAATTATTAAACCAGGTCTTTTCACTACTGTACAAGATAAAGGACGCTTTGGTTATCAACATTTAGGTTTTTCAAGTGCTGGAGCCATGGATGTATATAGCTATGAAATCGGACAAGCACTTATTCATAATAACGGACCTTCATTGGAATACACTGTAATTGGTCCAACAATTCAATTTACAAGTAATAACACATTCGTTTTAACGGGTGGTCAATTTGGTGCGAAATTAAATAATCAAAATATTGATAACAACACAGTTATCCTAGCTAACAAAGGTGATTTATTAGAAATCGGTGCATCAATTAAAGGAGCTCGAGGCTATATATTCTTTGGAAATCCTTTAGATATTGAACAAGTTGCTGGTAGTTATTCTACTCACACCCGAAGCAAAGTGGGTGGGTATCAAGGAAGAACACTTAAAAAGAATGATATAATCAACATTAGTCAAAATGATAACTATAAATCTAATTTAGGTAAAACGATAGATTATGAGGCAGTACCAGAAGATAATATCATTCATATTATTAAAGGTCCGCAAATTGACGCGTTTTCTATTGAAAAGAAAAATAGATTGGTTGAATCTGAATATAAAATTTCTGACCAGTCAGATAGAATGGGTTACCGATTAATTGGTGAGACTGTTCCACCGGACAATGGCGCTGATATCATTTCGGAGCCAGTAGGTTTAGGAAGTATACAAGTACCTAATGATGGTAATCCAATTATTTTACTAAATGATAAACAAACGGTCGGTGGTTATACTAAAATAGCTACGGTCAGTCAATTAGATTTGAAAAAATTGGCACAATTTAAGCCAGGCAACACAATTCAATTTAAATGGATTTCTGTCAAAGAAGCATCAGAAAAATTAAATGAATTCGATGAACATTTCAACAATTTATTGAATAGCATCGAAACCCAACCAATATTTAGTATGCAATCTATACGTAATACATCACATAAAATATCTAAAATTATCGAGGAGGAATAA
- a CDS encoding acetyl-CoA carboxylase biotin carboxyl carrier protein subunit: MNIKKIEEVINLVKSNGVKRFKFKDSKNELELDFTEDNQIQNTANAPSQTIPNQAVNNEVSENESNQTEQSQEITSPMVGTFFLQDSKELTDPQIKVGDKIKAGDVIGYVEAMKVMNEVTSDIDGEVIDIVVDHGTNVEYDQVLVKVK, translated from the coding sequence ATGAATATTAAAAAGATAGAAGAAGTCATTAATTTAGTTAAATCAAATGGAGTAAAAAGATTTAAATTTAAAGATAGTAAAAATGAATTAGAGTTAGATTTTACAGAAGATAATCAAATTCAAAATACTGCTAATGCACCTTCTCAAACTATACCAAATCAAGCTGTTAATAATGAAGTATCTGAAAATGAATCCAATCAAACTGAACAATCACAAGAAATCACTTCTCCTATGGTCGGTACTTTCTTTTTACAAGATAGTAAAGAATTAACTGACCCTCAAATTAAAGTTGGCGATAAAATCAAAGCTGGCGACGTTATAGGATATGTTGAAGCAATGAAAGTAATGAATGAAGTCACTAGTGATATTGATGGTGAAGTCATAGATATTGTAGTCGACCACGGCACAAACGTTGAATATGATCAAGTGTTAGTAAAAGTTAAATAA
- a CDS encoding acetyl-CoA carboxylase biotin carboxylase subunit has protein sequence MYRCLIANRGEIAVRIIRACREMGIETVAIYAKGDEQSLHVSLADQAVCIGEANPLDSYLNIERIIGAAEITGANAIHPGYGFLSESTTFAEKVEENDIHFIGPSKKTMEMMGDKITARQTVDSAGVPVIPGSQGAVESVDEIKSLAEKIGYPLVLKAASGGGGKGIRIVKEPEQLEKMLKEAKSEGQKYFNDDRVYVEAFIPVAKHVEVQVIGDGKENYVHLGERDCSVQRKNQKLIEESPCAALTEERRKQICDDAVAVAKASNYRSAGTIEFLVTNDAHYFIEMNARIQVEHTVTEMRADRDLLQAQLYLMQHDQLPFSQEDVVFNGHVIEARINAENPEKKFQPTPGKVKKLHLPQGFNIRVDSLLYPGYQVSPYYDSLVAKVIVKDTDRKSAIKKLKVALDEMVIEGFTTTADFLYAVLSYPLYADTDASEVDIKFLEKHQIIKGVEL, from the coding sequence ATGTATCGTTGTTTAATAGCAAACAGAGGAGAAATCGCGGTTCGTATTATTAGAGCTTGTCGAGAAATGGGCATTGAAACCGTGGCAATTTATGCTAAAGGTGATGAACAAAGTTTGCACGTTAGTCTTGCTGACCAAGCAGTTTGTATTGGTGAAGCTAATCCTTTAGATAGTTACTTGAATATCGAACGTATTATTGGTGCTGCTGAAATAACTGGTGCAAATGCAATTCACCCAGGTTATGGTTTTTTATCTGAAAGCACTACATTTGCTGAAAAAGTAGAAGAAAATGATATACATTTTATAGGTCCAAGTAAAAAAACTATGGAAATGATGGGAGATAAAATCACAGCGCGTCAAACAGTTGACTCAGCGGGTGTACCAGTTATTCCAGGATCTCAAGGTGCAGTTGAATCTGTAGACGAAATTAAAAGTTTAGCTGAAAAAATTGGATATCCGTTAGTGTTGAAAGCAGCTAGTGGTGGTGGCGGTAAAGGAATTAGAATCGTCAAAGAACCTGAACAACTTGAAAAAATGTTGAAAGAAGCCAAAAGTGAAGGTCAAAAATACTTTAATGATGATCGAGTATATGTAGAAGCATTCATTCCAGTAGCTAAGCATGTTGAAGTTCAAGTTATAGGTGATGGAAAAGAAAATTATGTACACTTAGGTGAACGTGATTGTTCAGTACAACGTAAAAATCAAAAGTTGATTGAAGAATCTCCTTGTGCAGCACTAACTGAAGAAAGAAGAAAACAAATTTGTGATGACGCCGTAGCAGTCGCAAAAGCTTCTAACTATCGTAGTGCAGGTACAATTGAATTTCTAGTAACAAATGATGCGCACTACTTTATCGAAATGAATGCACGTATACAAGTAGAGCACACGGTTACAGAAATGCGTGCAGACCGTGATTTACTGCAAGCACAACTATATTTAATGCAACACGATCAGTTACCATTTTCACAAGAAGATGTTGTATTTAATGGTCATGTTATTGAAGCACGTATTAACGCTGAAAATCCTGAGAAAAAGTTCCAACCAACACCTGGTAAAGTAAAAAAATTACATTTACCACAAGGATTTAATATTCGAGTGGATTCATTATTATATCCAGGTTATCAAGTATCACCATATTATGATTCACTTGTAGCTAAAGTGATTGTTAAAGATACGGATCGTAAGTCAGCAATCAAGAAACTAAAGGTAGCACTTGATGAAATGGTAATTGAAGGATTCACTACTACAGCTGATTTCTTATATGCTGTTTTAAGTTACCCATTGTATGCTGATACTGATGCAAGTGAGGTTGATATAAAATTCCTTGAAAAACATCAAATTATTAAAGGAGTTGAGCTATAA
- the pxpA gene encoding 5-oxoprolinase subunit PxpA has translation MKVDLNCDLGEAFGNYSFGGDKDIIPLITSANIACGFHAGDENVMYDTVKLAKDNGVGIGAHPGLPDLKGFGRRNMDISPNEIYNLVVYQLGALDAFCKVHDTRINHVKPHGALYNMGAKDKAIAHAIAQAVYYFDSSLVLVGLSNTLLISEAETLGLKTASEVFADRRYEDNGQLVSRKEPDAVITNTDEALEQVLKMVMNNKVTSKNGKEIDLKADTICVHGDGAHALEFVQQIREKLTKEGIDIQSL, from the coding sequence ATGAAAGTAGATTTAAATTGTGATTTAGGCGAAGCTTTCGGAAATTATTCATTTGGTGGAGATAAAGATATCATTCCTTTAATAACTTCAGCTAATATTGCTTGTGGATTTCATGCAGGCGATGAAAATGTTATGTATGACACTGTGAAACTAGCTAAAGACAATGGTGTAGGTATAGGTGCACACCCAGGCTTGCCAGATTTAAAGGGTTTTGGTCGACGTAACATGGATATTTCACCAAATGAAATTTATAATTTAGTTGTTTATCAATTAGGTGCATTAGATGCTTTTTGTAAAGTTCATGATACACGTATAAACCATGTTAAGCCTCATGGTGCGCTTTATAACATGGGTGCTAAAGATAAAGCTATCGCACATGCTATTGCTCAAGCAGTTTACTATTTTGATTCATCGCTTGTTTTAGTCGGACTTTCAAATACTTTATTAATATCAGAAGCTGAAACTTTAGGATTAAAAACTGCATCAGAGGTTTTTGCAGATAGACGTTATGAAGATAATGGTCAATTAGTAAGTCGTAAAGAACCAGATGCAGTAATCACTAACACTGATGAAGCGCTTGAGCAAGTTTTGAAAATGGTAATGAACAACAAAGTTACAAGTAAAAATGGTAAAGAAATTGACTTGAAAGCAGATACAATTTGTGTGCACGGCGATGGCGCTCATGCATTAGAATTTGTACAACAAATTAGAGAAAAATTAACGAAAGAAGGCATTGATATTCAGTCCTTATAA
- a CDS encoding divalent metal cation transporter, whose protein sequence is MGENLKQNSNQEVKSNEKEFKFTKSHRRLLYGSVFLMATSAIGPAFLTQTAVFTAEFYASFAFAILISIIIDIGAQINIWRVLVVTGLRGQEVSNKVMPGLGTLISILIAFGGLAFNIGNIAGAGLGLNAMFGLDIKWGAAITAVFSILIFVSKSGQKIMDVVSMILGVVMILVVAYVMVVSNPPYGDALVHTFAPEHPIKLILPIITLVGGTVGGYITFAGAHRLLDSGMKGQQFLPFVNRSAIAGILTTGIMRTLLFLAVLGVVVTGVTLSADNPPASVFEHAIGPIGKNIFGIVIFAAAMSSVIGSAYTSATFLKTLHKSLFNKNNLIVIVFIVVSTLIFLFIGKPISLLIIAGAINGWILPITLGAILIASRKKSVVGDYKHPTWMLVFGIVAVIVTIITGIFSLQDLATLWKG, encoded by the coding sequence ATGGGAGAAAATTTAAAACAAAATTCAAATCAAGAAGTAAAATCAAATGAGAAAGAATTTAAATTTACTAAGAGTCATAGACGATTATTATATGGTTCTGTATTTTTAATGGCAACATCTGCAATTGGTCCAGCTTTCCTTACTCAGACAGCTGTATTTACCGCAGAATTTTATGCCAGTTTTGCATTTGCAATTTTAATTTCGATTATCATTGACATTGGGGCACAAATTAATATTTGGCGTGTTTTAGTTGTGACTGGCTTACGTGGTCAAGAGGTATCTAATAAAGTAATGCCTGGATTAGGTACATTAATTTCTATATTAATTGCATTTGGGGGTCTTGCATTTAATATTGGTAATATTGCTGGTGCAGGTTTAGGACTAAATGCTATGTTTGGTCTAGACATCAAATGGGGTGCAGCAATTACCGCGGTATTTTCAATTTTAATTTTTGTTAGTAAAAGTGGTCAAAAAATAATGGATGTTGTATCGATGATTCTAGGTGTTGTAATGATCTTAGTAGTCGCATATGTAATGGTTGTGTCTAACCCGCCATATGGTGATGCATTAGTTCACACATTTGCACCAGAACATCCAATCAAATTAATTTTACCAATTATCACTTTAGTTGGCGGAACCGTTGGTGGTTATATCACATTTGCTGGCGCGCATAGACTACTTGATTCTGGAATGAAAGGCCAACAGTTCTTACCGTTTGTAAATCGTTCTGCAATTGCTGGTATTTTAACTACTGGAATTATGAGAACATTATTATTCCTAGCAGTATTAGGTGTAGTAGTAACAGGTGTTACACTAAGTGCTGATAATCCACCTGCATCTGTGTTTGAACACGCAATTGGACCAATTGGTAAAAACATATTTGGAATTGTAATCTTTGCTGCTGCGATGTCATCAGTTATTGGATCTGCTTATACTAGTGCTACATTCTTAAAAACTTTACATAAATCATTATTTAATAAAAATAACTTGATAGTAATTGTATTTATTGTAGTATCTACGTTAATATTCTTATTTATTGGTAAACCAATTAGTTTACTTATTATTGCTGGTGCAATTAATGGTTGGATTTTACCTATAACATTAGGTGCAATTCTTATAGCAAGTCGAAAGAAATCTGTTGTTGGTGATTATAAACACCCAACATGGATGCTAGTATTTGGTATAGTTGCTGTCATCGTTACGATAATCACAGGTATATTCTCACTACAAGATTTAGCAACATTGTGGAAAGGTTAA
- the mtnN gene encoding 5'-methylthioadenosine/S-adenosylhomocysteine nucleosidase, whose protein sequence is MIGIIGAMEEEIAILKDKLTNMSEISIAHVKFYRGQLNNKDVVLTQSGIGKVNAAISTTLLIEKFNPKLIINTGSAGALDESLAVGDMLISDDVIYHDADATAFGYEYGQIPQMPAKFEANKELLKITEKVIIDNHYNAKIGPIVSGDSFIGSVDQRLHIKRQFPKAMAVEMEATAIAQTCYQFKVPFIVTRAVSDLANGEADVSFDEFLGQAAQSSSIIVAQLVETL, encoded by the coding sequence ATGATTGGAATAATAGGAGCTATGGAAGAAGAAATAGCTATATTAAAAGATAAATTAACAAATATGAGTGAAATTTCTATTGCTCACGTAAAATTTTACCGAGGACAATTAAATAATAAAGATGTCGTGCTAACTCAAAGTGGAATTGGTAAAGTCAATGCTGCCATTTCGACGACGTTATTGATTGAAAAATTTAATCCTAAGTTAATTATCAATACAGGTTCTGCCGGAGCATTGGATGAAAGCTTAGCTGTTGGGGACATGTTAATTAGTGATGATGTTATTTATCATGATGCAGATGCTACCGCATTTGGGTATGAGTATGGACAAATACCTCAAATGCCTGCTAAATTTGAAGCTAATAAAGAGTTATTAAAGATTACCGAAAAAGTGATTATTGATAATCATTATAACGCGAAAATTGGACCTATTGTTAGTGGTGACAGCTTTATAGGTAGTGTTGATCAACGTCTGCACATTAAGCGTCAATTTCCTAAAGCAATGGCCGTTGAAATGGAAGCTACCGCTATAGCACAAACATGTTATCAATTCAAAGTGCCATTTATTGTAACGCGTGCGGTTTCTGATTTAGCAAATGGTGAAGCTGACGTTTCATTTGATGAATTTTTAGGACAAGCGGCTCAATCATCAAGTATCATTGTAGCGCAGCTTGTTGAAACACTATAA
- a CDS encoding YqeG family HAD IIIA-type phosphatase has product MGLIKKYFMPNDYVKSVFQIDIEKLAKAGFKGIITDLDNTLVGWDVESPTIEIQEWFKRANELGITITIVSNNNENRVSSFSKDLNVDFIFKARKPMGKSFKRAIKHMNIKPEETIVIGDQMLTDVFGGNRNGLYTIMVVPVKRTDGFITKFNRIIERRLLNYFKNKGYITWEEN; this is encoded by the coding sequence ATGGGATTAATAAAAAAATATTTTATGCCTAATGACTATGTAAAATCTGTTTTTCAAATCGATATTGAAAAATTGGCAAAAGCGGGTTTCAAAGGCATTATCACAGATTTAGATAACACATTAGTTGGTTGGGATGTCGAGTCACCAACTATTGAAATACAAGAGTGGTTTAAAAGAGCCAATGAATTAGGCATTACAATCACAATTGTATCAAATAATAATGAAAATCGCGTATCCAGCTTTTCTAAAGATTTAAATGTAGATTTTATTTTCAAAGCTAGAAAACCTATGGGTAAATCATTTAAGAGAGCGATTAAACACATGAATATTAAGCCAGAAGAAACGATAGTAATTGGCGATCAAATGTTAACGGATGTTTTTGGCGGTAATCGTAACGGTTTATATACTATTATGGTTGTACCAGTTAAACGAACAGATGGATTTATTACAAAGTTCAATCGTATTATTGAACGTCGTCTATTAAATTATTTTAAAAATAAAGGCTATATTACATGGGAGGAAAATTGA